In the Prevotella sp. E2-28 genome, one interval contains:
- a CDS encoding type I restriction endonuclease subunit R: protein MPGFNSEPEYQDYIIRQLTSQPILDANGQPTSVMEYHEIPASEYNKPENKDNCILVSELIAFLKDTQPEQYQKMLDVAEGDETLVIRNIIDRVNSEMNSRLHLATAAHLKNNMELPQGTLSLFRMKEFNAGLTGKFKLLYTKPANNKTPEHDENYRKNRLAIVRELRYSKNNTNEIDIVIFVNGFPVVTIELKNALTGQNHHNAIKQYMTERPVKGEKFFDFKRVLVHFAMGTEQVFMTTHLDGEHTRFFPFNEEYSNIGVKPKDDSGYRTSYLWCDILRRDNLLDLIQNFITLQVDSEKVYNPKKRQLEDKVSEALIFPRFHQRRAVHKLLNDVYNRGAGHCYLIQHSAGSGKSNTITWLGFRLSNLFQHATDDNALFDCIIVVTDRRVLNDQLQANFRQFSSVPGEIYTVGQQKEADGHTSTDLQKAIESRKRIIITTIQMFPHISDSIRMFPDRKYAVIIDEAHSSQSGEDARQMRKALSLQEAEKFDEAVAKANDDDEKIAEIINDFVYGDMQSKGRKNNVSFFAFTATPKQKTVELFCEREYGSKEPFDSYTMEQAIKEGFILDVMQCYTSFKRYYKLVRDEKVVDKEYDKKNAVRLLSSYVDLQDVAIERKARIMIEHFVSQTAQEIGGQARAMLVTRSRLHAVRFKQKFDSIMQEMHLPYGALVAFSGTVKDADTGMEYTEVSMNNLPGKVSIPEALKMPQFRILIVANKYQTGFDEPLLQTMFVDKKLGGANAVQTLSRLNRCKRGKEKTFVLDFVNDPEDILSAFQFYYGKNKMAQEDETDPNALYDVQSKLRNFGVFTEDDVNLFNRYFLSNKTEINMKVNEVIDEVCDRAIKNLDTDMQDKFRKTCRQYYNLFTFLSQIITFHDPDLGKLAPFCLAVSKKMPYKKESLPYDVLSESQLQSYKIQYISTQELKLVSGDTQMEGMKPGESQPTTPPEYDWLSNIIKNLNEAFGIDFTEEDRVELARLRQRINDNADLAAFFIPQNARDDVKAKFDETVDSELLDFITSKYELYNKLTEDRANTLFKNILFNEMYDRKIRGMI from the coding sequence ATGCCAGGATTTAATAGTGAGCCAGAATATCAGGATTATATAATCCGTCAACTCACATCTCAGCCAATACTGGATGCGAATGGACAACCTACGTCTGTGATGGAATATCACGAGATTCCAGCTAGTGAGTATAATAAACCTGAAAACAAGGATAACTGCATCCTCGTTTCTGAGCTTATTGCTTTCTTAAAAGATACACAGCCTGAACAGTATCAAAAAATGCTGGACGTAGCTGAGGGTGATGAAACGTTGGTTATCCGCAATATCATTGACAGAGTAAACTCTGAAATGAACAGCCGACTACATCTTGCAACAGCTGCACACCTGAAGAACAATATGGAGTTGCCTCAGGGTACACTGTCTCTGTTTCGTATGAAAGAGTTTAATGCTGGTCTTACTGGCAAATTCAAGCTCCTTTATACAAAACCTGCCAATAATAAGACTCCAGAGCATGATGAGAACTACCGCAAGAACCGTCTTGCGATTGTTCGTGAATTGCGCTATTCGAAGAATAATACCAATGAGATAGATATTGTTATCTTCGTAAACGGCTTCCCTGTTGTCACAATCGAATTGAAGAATGCTTTGACTGGGCAAAATCACCACAATGCGATTAAACAGTATATGACTGAGCGTCCAGTCAAAGGAGAAAAGTTCTTTGACTTTAAGCGGGTACTGGTACATTTCGCAATGGGAACCGAACAGGTGTTTATGACTACTCATTTAGATGGGGAGCATACTCGTTTTTTCCCATTTAACGAAGAATACTCAAATATTGGTGTTAAACCTAAGGATGATTCCGGTTACCGCACATCGTATTTGTGGTGTGATATTCTTCGCCGCGACAACTTGCTTGATTTGATTCAGAATTTTATAACACTCCAAGTTGATTCTGAAAAAGTATACAATCCCAAGAAGCGCCAGTTAGAGGATAAGGTTAGTGAAGCACTTATCTTTCCACGTTTCCATCAACGTCGTGCCGTTCATAAGCTTCTAAATGACGTTTACAATCGAGGAGCTGGCCATTGCTATCTTATACAGCACTCCGCAGGTTCAGGCAAGTCAAATACGATAACATGGCTTGGGTTTCGTCTCAGCAACCTCTTCCAACATGCCACCGACGATAATGCTCTATTCGACTGCATTATCGTCGTAACTGATCGTCGTGTACTTAACGACCAGTTACAGGCAAATTTCCGTCAGTTCTCCTCTGTTCCTGGTGAAATATATACTGTAGGGCAACAAAAAGAAGCTGATGGACACACCAGTACGGACTTGCAGAAAGCTATCGAGAGTCGAAAGCGTATTATCATAACCACAATACAAATGTTCCCTCACATATCTGATAGCATCCGTATGTTCCCCGATCGCAAGTATGCTGTCATTATAGATGAAGCCCACTCTTCACAGTCAGGTGAAGATGCTCGTCAAATGCGTAAAGCTCTTTCACTACAAGAGGCTGAGAAGTTTGATGAAGCTGTTGCAAAAGCTAATGATGACGATGAGAAAATAGCAGAAATCATTAATGATTTCGTATATGGTGACATGCAGAGCAAAGGTCGTAAGAATAATGTTTCTTTCTTTGCATTCACTGCAACACCTAAACAAAAGACTGTTGAGCTCTTCTGTGAACGCGAATATGGGTCAAAAGAGCCTTTCGACTCATACACTATGGAACAAGCAATTAAGGAAGGCTTTATTCTTGATGTAATGCAATGCTACACCTCCTTTAAACGCTACTATAAATTAGTGCGCGATGAAAAAGTGGTGGATAAAGAATATGATAAAAAGAACGCAGTGCGTCTGCTTTCTAGCTATGTAGATTTACAAGACGTTGCTATTGAGCGTAAAGCTCGAATCATGATTGAACATTTCGTTAGCCAGACTGCGCAAGAAATTGGTGGTCAGGCGCGAGCCATGTTAGTTACACGCTCGCGTCTCCATGCTGTACGTTTCAAACAAAAGTTCGATAGCATAATGCAGGAAATGCATCTTCCTTATGGTGCACTTGTTGCATTCTCTGGTACGGTAAAAGATGCTGATACAGGCATGGAATACACAGAAGTTTCCATGAACAATTTGCCAGGAAAAGTTTCTATTCCTGAAGCCTTAAAGATGCCTCAATTCCGTATACTAATTGTGGCTAACAAGTACCAAACTGGATTCGATGAGCCATTGCTGCAGACAATGTTTGTTGATAAGAAACTTGGTGGAGCAAATGCAGTTCAGACACTATCTCGTCTTAACCGCTGCAAGCGAGGTAAGGAAAAGACATTTGTTCTTGACTTCGTTAATGATCCAGAGGATATCCTTTCTGCATTCCAGTTTTACTATGGTAAAAACAAGATGGCTCAGGAAGATGAAACTGATCCCAATGCGCTATATGATGTGCAAAGCAAACTTCGCAATTTTGGAGTATTTACTGAAGACGATGTAAATCTCTTCAACCGCTATTTCCTAAGCAATAAGACGGAAATAAACATGAAGGTAAATGAAGTTATTGATGAAGTATGTGACAGAGCTATTAAAAATCTCGACACAGACATGCAGGATAAATTCAGGAAGACATGCCGTCAATACTACAATCTGTTTACGTTCCTCAGTCAGATTATAACATTCCATGACCCTGATTTAGGGAAGTTGGCTCCTTTCTGCCTTGCAGTGTCTAAAAAGATGCCATACAAGAAAGAAAGCTTACCATACGATGTGCTTAGTGAGAGTCAGTTACAGAGCTATAAAATTCAGTATATAAGTACACAGGAGTTGAAATTGGTTTCTGGTGACACCCAAATGGAAGGTATGAAGCCAGGAGAATCTCAACCAACTACTCCTCCTGAATATGATTGGCTTTCAAACATTATTAAGAATTTAAACGAGGCATTTGGTATTGATTTTACTGAAGAAGACCGTGTAGAGCTTGCTCGTCTTCGTCAACGAATAAATGATAACGCGGATTTGGCGGCATTTTTTATTCCGC
- a CDS encoding class I SAM-dependent DNA methyltransferase: protein MAQYSNIHRPDVSFVWNITDVVLRDTFKKSEIGEVILPFVVLRRMDCILEPYNKNVRAQYEQFKDKIALEKLDPLLRKTAGGLKFYNTSKHTLLSLLDDAKNVSVNFTNYMAGFNTEVRIIFECFQFDKVVARLNRNNLLYRMIQEITQLDFTLKAVDNHDMGYVFEELIRIANDQSNEQAGEHFTPRDVIRLMSAILYTPDTEDLRMPGIIRSIYDPTCGTGGMVNVGKRYILEDICGDLEQKPVITTYGQELNEQSYAIAKSEALVSGENADNIKLGNSFTQDRFPTSRFNYIMANPPYGVTWKKDQDFIINESLNPDGRFFAGTPRTSDGQLLFIQHMLSKMKPEGSRVGVVTNGSPLFSGGAGSGESNIRKWIIENDWLECIIALPKELFYNTGIATYLWFFTNNKSAERKGKVQLINAVDFCKQSAKSLGNKRYDILEEHVQQILKLYLDFEESEFSKIFLNKDFGQYELTIEQPLRDENNELVLKRGQKQADSNKRDTEKIALDINWKQYFQEEVLPYIDPESWVDVAKTRKLYEINFTKYFYKINEQEVSSEIAKRIKEREVKVAEMIKSIFED from the coding sequence ATGGCACAATATAGTAACATACACCGCCCTGATGTTAGCTTCGTCTGGAATATTACAGATGTAGTTCTTCGAGACACATTCAAGAAGAGTGAAATAGGTGAAGTCATCTTACCATTCGTAGTACTCCGTCGCATGGACTGCATTCTTGAACCATATAATAAGAATGTTCGTGCACAATACGAACAGTTCAAGGATAAGATTGCGTTGGAAAAGTTGGATCCGTTACTTCGTAAGACAGCTGGAGGTCTGAAGTTCTACAACACTTCCAAACACACCTTACTCTCTTTACTTGATGACGCGAAGAATGTATCTGTGAACTTTACCAACTATATGGCAGGCTTCAATACAGAGGTTCGCATAATCTTCGAATGCTTCCAGTTCGACAAAGTTGTTGCACGTCTCAACCGAAATAATCTTCTCTATCGTATGATTCAGGAGATAACTCAGTTAGACTTTACACTCAAAGCTGTTGACAACCACGATATGGGTTATGTTTTTGAAGAACTCATACGTATTGCTAACGATCAAAGTAATGAGCAAGCCGGTGAGCACTTCACGCCTCGTGATGTAATACGCTTGATGTCTGCAATTCTCTATACACCAGATACTGAGGATTTGCGTATGCCTGGCATCATTCGTTCTATCTATGACCCGACCTGTGGTACCGGAGGCATGGTTAATGTTGGTAAGCGATACATCCTTGAGGATATTTGTGGAGATTTGGAACAGAAACCTGTCATAACAACCTATGGCCAGGAGTTAAACGAGCAATCATATGCTATTGCCAAGAGTGAAGCATTGGTATCAGGTGAGAATGCTGATAACATTAAGTTGGGCAACTCTTTTACCCAAGACCGCTTCCCTACTTCTCGCTTTAATTATATTATGGCAAACCCACCATACGGTGTAACATGGAAGAAAGACCAGGACTTTATTATCAACGAAAGTCTAAACCCAGATGGCCGTTTCTTTGCAGGTACTCCACGTACCAGCGATGGGCAATTACTGTTCATTCAGCATATGCTTTCAAAGATGAAACCCGAAGGAAGCCGTGTTGGCGTAGTTACAAATGGCTCTCCTCTTTTTTCTGGCGGTGCAGGTTCTGGAGAGAGTAACATCCGTAAGTGGATAATAGAAAATGATTGGTTGGAGTGTATTATTGCTCTTCCTAAAGAACTCTTCTATAATACTGGTATCGCAACTTATCTGTGGTTCTTTACTAACAACAAGTCTGCTGAACGCAAGGGGAAAGTACAGCTTATAAACGCTGTTGACTTCTGTAAGCAGAGTGCTAAGTCACTTGGAAACAAGCGTTATGATATATTAGAAGAGCATGTGCAGCAAATTCTTAAACTCTATCTGGACTTTGAGGAGAGTGAGTTCTCCAAGATATTCCTGAATAAGGATTTTGGTCAATATGAACTTACCATCGAGCAACCTTTGCGTGATGAAAACAATGAGCTAGTACTTAAGCGTGGTCAGAAACAAGCTGACAGTAATAAACGTGATACAGAGAAAATTGCACTTGACATCAACTGGAAGCAATATTTCCAAGAGGAAGTTCTACCATACATCGACCCCGAATCATGGGTGGATGTTGCTAAGACGCGTAAACTCTATGAAATCAACTTCACGAAGTATTTCTATAAGATTAACGAACAGGAGGTTTCATCTGAGATTGCTAAACGTATCAAAGAGCGCGAAGTAAAGGTGGCTGAAATGATTAAATCCATATTCGAGGACTAA
- a CDS encoding restriction endonuclease subunit S: MKQYESYKDSGIKWLGKIPSQWRLVSFKRLFSFGRGLSITKADLVEEGIPVISYGQIHSKQNTGTKVEQHLLRYVPKSYIEGNNSSKVNKGDFIFADTSEDLEGCGNCVYIDNNYLIYAGYHSIIARSIQSNDNKYLSYLFKTDCWRSQIRSSVYGVKVFSVTQSTLSDSMVILPPIEEQTTIVSYLDYKVGQIDATIAEKEQILEDLKAYRSAIISEAVTKGLDKDVEMKDSGIEWLGMIPAKWDCSSLKRFLSQPLQYGANESAESTNPDWPRYIRITDIDEYGNLRDETFKSLDPEKANDYLLEKGDVLFARSGATVGKTFIFNENHAACFAGYLIKAKCGEKLLPEFLYLYTNSIQYDNWKNSVFIQATIQNIGADKYSLLPIVVPSIEEQQRILDYVNAKLCKLSSVITDVQSQIDDLKKYKSSIITEAVTGKVDLRDWKPYKK, translated from the coding sequence ATGAAGCAATACGAATCATATAAGGATAGTGGTATCAAGTGGCTGGGAAAGATTCCGAGTCAATGGAGGCTTGTTTCTTTCAAAAGGCTGTTTTCTTTCGGGCGAGGTTTGTCCATTACAAAAGCAGACCTTGTTGAAGAAGGCATACCTGTAATAAGCTATGGTCAGATTCATTCAAAGCAGAATACAGGCACAAAAGTTGAGCAGCATTTACTTCGCTATGTCCCTAAATCATATATAGAAGGTAATAATTCTTCTAAAGTTAACAAAGGAGACTTCATTTTCGCTGATACGTCTGAAGATTTGGAGGGATGTGGAAATTGTGTCTATATAGATAATAATTATTTGATATATGCTGGTTATCACTCCATAATAGCAAGATCTATTCAATCGAATGATAACAAATATCTTTCCTATTTGTTCAAGACTGATTGTTGGCGGAGCCAAATTCGGTCTTCTGTCTATGGAGTTAAAGTGTTTAGCGTCACTCAGAGCACATTAAGTGATTCAATGGTAATACTTCCTCCAATTGAAGAACAAACGACAATTGTATCATACCTTGATTATAAGGTAGGACAAATTGATGCTACCATTGCAGAAAAGGAACAGATACTAGAAGACCTCAAAGCATACCGTTCTGCCATTATCAGTGAGGCTGTGACCAAAGGACTTGACAAGGATGTTGAGATGAAAGATAGTGGTATTGAATGGCTAGGCATGATTCCTGCGAAATGGGATTGTTCTTCTCTAAAACGTTTCCTATCTCAACCACTTCAATATGGTGCTAATGAATCTGCAGAATCCACTAATCCTGATTGGCCTAGATATATACGCATAACTGACATAGACGAATATGGTAATCTTAGAGACGAAACTTTTAAATCATTAGATCCCGAAAAAGCAAATGATTATCTCCTAGAGAAAGGTGATGTGCTTTTTGCCAGAAGTGGTGCAACCGTTGGCAAAACTTTTATTTTTAACGAAAATCATGCCGCTTGTTTTGCCGGTTATTTGATAAAGGCAAAATGTGGAGAAAAGCTTTTGCCAGAATTTCTATACCTATATACAAACTCTATCCAATATGATAATTGGAAAAATAGTGTCTTTATTCAAGCCACTATTCAAAATATTGGTGCTGATAAATATTCGTTACTTCCAATTGTAGTGCCCTCTATCGAAGAGCAGCAAAGGATTCTTGACTATGTAAACGCCAAGTTATGTAAACTTAGCAGTGTCATTACTGATGTACAATCTCAAATTGATGACCTCAAAAAATACAAGTCCTCCATCATTACCGAAGCTGTGACTGGCAAGGTGGATTTGAGAGATTGGAAACCATATAAAAAATAA
- a CDS encoding AAA family ATPase: protein MSTNLNYLPTISFTNFRRFANFPKIDLGEITILVGGNNSGKSTIVKALLLCIDNLRLMRMSDRRQKESKSVLSFSKPLFRFDANGIHDIKIKEFARAIHNKPVEITGVDAMTLNIKKKKSLPTSMQFKFTLSPFEFTFVVSGDRDERSTYGDVDRILIEDLQSHVRYTNDYSSNTMCYEVLNAGGEEEVSLTRKLVQDLKKAQQDLNKANEDGDLEAISNLTASLDKIKMQISSILNLEDDKDYEFNEKELSTELLNSLLKKRNPYKAIYDDIPLSISHNEVNEPVVLNVISNLINFATTKEIAPKASEKTDPNDYTIALEKYKTLKSYREAMYQDIDLLNQSKRKLENLLSTLNIEYISAHAANQNTIYNTNDLNDYIAQTVHGFWREKIAPGDSEYEFVREWMQKFEIGIDFKIDALVPGEAYTVTIIEENGSVVPLADKGMGSIQMMILLFRIATIIFKKSQKRIDWMSCWMTSIIIIEEPEQNLHPKMQSYLADLFYYLAKYESLRMLIETHSEYLIRKSQVLVAEEKYSDQEELDDNNPFWVYYLPSDDSAPYEMKYRTDGKFSNEFGTGFFDTASNLAFELF from the coding sequence ATGAGCACAAATTTAAATTATCTTCCGACAATAAGTTTCACGAACTTTCGCAGATTTGCGAATTTCCCCAAAATAGATCTTGGTGAAATAACTATTTTAGTGGGTGGAAACAATTCTGGAAAGTCAACTATCGTAAAGGCCCTGCTTCTATGTATTGACAATCTTCGTCTAATGCGCATGAGCGATAGAAGACAGAAAGAAAGCAAGTCCGTTCTTTCCTTTTCAAAGCCATTATTCCGTTTTGATGCTAATGGCATACATGATATCAAGATAAAAGAATTTGCACGTGCCATACACAACAAGCCTGTGGAAATCACTGGCGTAGATGCTATGACATTAAACATTAAGAAGAAGAAGTCACTTCCCACTTCTATGCAATTCAAATTCACTCTTAGTCCCTTTGAATTCACATTTGTTGTTTCAGGTGACAGAGATGAACGTTCTACATATGGAGACGTAGACAGAATCTTGATTGAAGATTTACAATCTCATGTTCGATATACGAACGATTATAGCTCTAACACCATGTGCTATGAAGTTTTAAATGCAGGTGGAGAAGAAGAGGTTTCTCTAACTCGAAAACTTGTTCAAGACCTTAAAAAAGCCCAACAAGATCTTAACAAGGCAAATGAAGATGGAGATTTAGAAGCGATATCCAACTTAACAGCATCTTTAGACAAGATAAAGATGCAAATAAGTTCTATACTTAATTTGGAAGATGATAAAGATTATGAATTTAATGAGAAAGAGTTATCTACCGAATTGCTTAATAGTCTTCTTAAAAAAAGAAATCCTTATAAGGCTATTTATGACGACATACCTTTATCTATCTCACATAATGAAGTGAACGAGCCTGTTGTGCTTAATGTAATTTCGAATTTAATTAATTTTGCAACAACCAAGGAAATCGCTCCCAAAGCTTCAGAAAAAACAGATCCTAATGATTATACTATAGCTCTGGAGAAGTATAAGACTCTAAAAAGTTATAGGGAAGCTATGTATCAAGACATAGACCTCCTGAATCAATCAAAAAGGAAATTAGAGAATCTGCTCAGCACTTTGAATATCGAATATATTTCTGCTCATGCAGCAAATCAGAATACCATCTATAATACTAATGATTTAAACGACTATATTGCTCAAACAGTTCATGGTTTCTGGCGAGAAAAGATTGCTCCTGGCGATAGTGAGTATGAGTTCGTTCGTGAATGGATGCAGAAATTTGAGATTGGAATTGATTTCAAAATAGATGCCTTAGTACCTGGTGAAGCATATACTGTTACTATTATAGAAGAGAATGGTAGTGTTGTGCCACTTGCAGATAAGGGTATGGGATCTATTCAGATGATGATACTTCTTTTTAGGATTGCCACAATAATTTTCAAAAAAAGTCAAAAAAGAATTGACTGGATGTCCTGTTGGATGACTTCTATTATAATCATTGAAGAGCCAGAACAAAATCTGCATCCCAAAATGCAGAGTTATCTTGCAGACCTTTTCTATTATCTTGCCAAATACGAAAGTCTCAGAATGCTGATAGAAACACATTCTGAATATTTAATTCGTAAATCACAAGTACTTGTCGCAGAAGAGAAGTATTCAGATCAGGAAGAATTAGATGATAACAATCCTTTCTGGGTATATTACCTTCCGAGTGATGATTCTGCTCCATATGAAATGAAATACAGAACAGATGGTAAGTTCTCAAATGAATTTGGTACAGGATTCTTTGACACGGCTTCCAACTTAGCTTTTGAATTGTTCTAG